TCTTCTGGACACTCCTGTGGAATATGAATCCATTCTGAAAACAGGTGCCATTATGGGCTCTGGTGGAATGGTTGTGATGGATACGGATACCTGTATGATAGATATTGCCAGATTCTTCCTGAATTTTACTCAGAATGAAAGCTGTGGAAAATGTACTTTCTGCCGGGTGGGAACTAAACGGATGTTGGAGATATTGAACCGGATCACCAGAGGTGAAGGTGTGATGGAAGACATTGACACTCTGGAAAAGCTGGCAAAGCAGATCATTGACACTTCACTTTGTGGACTGGGTAAAAGTGCACCAAACCCTGTTTTGACAACTATCAAATATTTCAGGGATGAATATATTGCCCATATCGTGGATAAAAGATGCCCTTCTGGAGTGTGTACAGCGCTTCTTAAATATACGATTGATGCCAGTAAATGTGTGGGTTGCACGCTGTGTGCACGCAAGTGCCCGGTTGATGCGATCACTGGTCAAGTGAAGCAGGTTCATGTGGTGGATCAGGATAAATGTATCAAGTGTGGTGCATGCTATGAAGCCTGTCGCTTTGACGCAGTAGTAAAGGTCTAAAGGTGTGGATATGATAACATTAACTTTAAATGGAAAAGAAATAAAGACTGAGCCAGGCAAGACAATTCTTGAACTGGCGCAAGAACACGGATATGAAATACCTACACTCTGCCATGATGAGGAATTACAACCTTTCGGAAGCTGCTGGGTATGTGCTGTAAAGGTTGAGGGACGCAGAGGATTTGTTACCGCCTGTGGAACCGATATCTATGACGGTATGAAGATCTGGACAGATACCGAAGATGTGCATGATGCCAGGAAAACAGCATTAGAACTGCTTTTAAGTGATCATTATGCTGATTGTGAAGCTCCCTGTACAGTGGCCTGCCCTGATCATGTGGATATTCAAACCTATGTCTCCCTGATTGCCAATGGTCAATACCAGGAAGCTGTGAAAGTGATCAAAGAGAAGCTGCCCATGCCTTTATCAATAGGAAGAGTATGTCCGGCTTTTTGTGAAGCAGAATGTCGTCGCAGTATTGTGGATGAGCCCATTGCCATCCGTCATCTTAAACGTCATGCAGCAGATTTTGATTTAGGACTTGATTACAGCTATATTCCTGAGAAAGAAGCAGATAAGGGTAAGAAGATTGCCATTATTGGTGCTGGACCTTCCGGATTAACCTGTGGATATTATCTG
Above is a window of Candidatus Stygibacter australis DNA encoding:
- a CDS encoding 2Fe-2S iron-sulfur cluster-binding protein; its protein translation is MITLTLNGKEIKTEPGKTILELAQEHGYEIPTLCHDEELQPFGSCWVCAVKVEGRRGFVTACGTDIYDGMKIWTDTEDVHDARKTALELLLSDHYADCEAPCTVACPDHVDIQTYVSLIANGQYQEAVKVIKEKLPMPLSIGRVCPAFCEAECRRSIVDEPIAIRHLKRHAADFDLGLDYSYIPEKEADKGKKIAIIGAGPSGLTCGYYL